In a single window of the Sphingosinicella microcystinivorans genome:
- a CDS encoding acetone carboxylase subunit gamma: protein MSKVRITEYLDIDLPSETWRCNRCGHDLGSAHGNYKEGCLVAERPLDEVHPPLVAEGNYSFTPDSRYCRLVEFYCPGCATMLENEYLPPGHPITHEIELDIAALKRRHGAAA, encoded by the coding sequence ATGAGCAAAGTCCGCATCACCGAGTATCTCGACATCGACCTGCCCTCGGAAACGTGGCGCTGCAACCGCTGCGGCCACGACCTCGGCTCCGCGCACGGCAATTACAAGGAAGGCTGCCTCGTCGCGGAGCGGCCGCTGGACGAGGTGCATCCGCCGCTCGTCGCGGAGGGCAATTACAGCTTCACGCCGGACAGCCGATATTGCCGTCTCGTCGAGTTCTACTGCCCCGGCTGCGCGACGATGCTGGAGAACGAATATCTGCCGCCGGGCCACCCGATCACGCACGAGATCGAGCTCGACATCGCCGCGCTGAAGCGCCGCCACGGCGCGGCGGCATGA
- a CDS encoding hydantoinase/oxoprolinase family protein, which translates to MSYTVGIDVGGTFTDFYCAHEDGGFHTAKTPTTHYDLSVGFMRGMGLLAKGLKLKLPEFLSGLSSVRYSTTVGTNALIERTGPKLGLITTAGFEDTIFIGRGRSWADGLGWQQGRDLARIEKPAPLIDPEMVVGVRERIDYAGKIVAPLSREEVLEKLQTLVDRGAQGFVVSLLWSFVNPEHEQFIKQVIEEEYPEDYLGSMPVILSSEISPKAGEYTRTMTAVVNAYIHGLMADELNKLGNELRDGGYKKPLTLVHNTGGTKKASRTRAVLTHNAGPVAGLHGAAALGGLSADGNIVFTDMGGTSFDIGLIEGGAIKAHDFIPVIDRWRTNIPAIEVKSIGAGGGSIAWINTTLGDTLEVGPQSAGSMPGPACYDKGGKEPTVTDADLVLGLYNAENYLGGEMLLDVDLAKQAIGERIAKPLGIPVEEAAWRIRRMIDARMGQEVFNEVALKGHDPRTFVLYACGGAGGAHAVGFAPFIGVGKIVVPLQSSVFGAFGASTMAIKEVWERSRSLKLFNWAEQAYLSDLAPFNDLVSELVDLATRDLKLEGFDERDMAFRLELDMRYGSQYNMTRVAAPALRLESADDVRALCDAFTARYAEVYSPEATFPAGGINVESFFLTASVAQDPFALSAETLAAPEPDANAQTETRPVYWDPADGFTDTPIYDARRLKPGNRISGPAVIESPDTTHVVAPGWTFHIDAWRNGVLERSA; encoded by the coding sequence ATGAGTTACACGGTAGGCATCGACGTCGGCGGCACCTTCACCGACTTCTACTGCGCCCACGAGGACGGCGGCTTCCACACGGCGAAAACGCCGACGACGCACTACGACCTCTCGGTCGGCTTCATGCGCGGCATGGGGCTGCTCGCGAAGGGGCTGAAGCTGAAGCTGCCGGAGTTCCTGAGCGGCCTTTCGAGCGTGCGCTATTCGACGACCGTGGGCACCAACGCCCTCATCGAGCGCACCGGTCCCAAGCTCGGGCTCATCACCACCGCGGGCTTCGAGGACACGATCTTCATCGGGCGCGGCCGCAGCTGGGCGGACGGGCTCGGCTGGCAGCAAGGCCGCGACCTCGCGCGCATCGAGAAACCAGCGCCGCTGATCGACCCCGAGATGGTCGTCGGCGTGCGCGAGCGCATCGACTACGCGGGCAAGATCGTCGCGCCGCTGTCGCGCGAGGAAGTTCTCGAAAAACTCCAGACGCTCGTCGACCGCGGCGCGCAGGGCTTCGTCGTGTCGCTGCTCTGGTCGTTCGTGAACCCGGAGCACGAGCAGTTCATCAAGCAGGTGATCGAGGAGGAATATCCCGAGGACTATCTCGGCTCGATGCCGGTGATCCTGTCGTCGGAGATCTCGCCCAAGGCGGGTGAGTACACGCGCACGATGACCGCGGTCGTCAACGCCTACATCCACGGGCTGATGGCCGACGAGCTGAACAAGCTCGGCAACGAGCTGCGCGACGGCGGCTACAAGAAACCGCTGACGCTGGTTCACAACACCGGCGGCACCAAGAAGGCCTCGCGCACGCGCGCCGTGCTGACGCACAACGCCGGGCCGGTCGCGGGCCTGCACGGCGCCGCCGCGCTCGGCGGGCTGTCGGCGGACGGCAATATCGTGTTCACCGACATGGGCGGCACCTCGTTCGACATCGGCCTCATCGAGGGCGGCGCGATCAAGGCGCACGACTTCATCCCGGTGATCGACCGCTGGCGCACCAACATCCCGGCGATCGAGGTGAAGTCGATCGGCGCGGGCGGCGGCTCCATCGCGTGGATCAACACGACGCTCGGCGACACGCTGGAGGTCGGGCCGCAGTCGGCGGGGTCGATGCCGGGGCCGGCCTGCTACGACAAGGGCGGCAAGGAGCCGACCGTGACGGACGCCGACCTCGTGCTCGGCCTCTACAATGCCGAGAATTATCTCGGCGGCGAGATGCTGCTCGACGTCGATCTCGCGAAACAGGCGATCGGCGAGAGGATCGCGAAGCCGCTCGGCATCCCGGTGGAGGAAGCCGCGTGGCGCATCCGCCGCATGATCGACGCGCGCATGGGGCAGGAGGTGTTCAACGAGGTGGCGCTGAAGGGCCACGACCCGCGCACCTTCGTGCTCTACGCCTGCGGCGGCGCGGGCGGCGCGCACGCGGTGGGCTTCGCGCCGTTCATCGGCGTCGGCAAGATCGTCGTGCCGCTGCAATCGTCGGTGTTCGGCGCGTTCGGCGCCTCGACGATGGCGATCAAGGAGGTGTGGGAACGCTCGCGCTCGCTGAAGCTCTTCAACTGGGCGGAGCAGGCCTATCTCTCCGATCTCGCGCCGTTCAACGATCTCGTCTCGGAACTCGTCGATCTCGCGACGCGCGACCTGAAGCTCGAAGGCTTCGACGAGCGCGACATGGCGTTCCGGCTCGAACTCGATATGCGCTACGGCAGCCAGTACAACATGACGCGCGTCGCCGCGCCGGCGCTGCGGCTGGAGAGCGCGGACGACGTGAGGGCGCTGTGCGACGCGTTCACCGCGCGCTACGCTGAGGTCTATTCGCCCGAGGCGACCTTCCCGGCGGGCGGCATCAACGTCGAGAGCTTCTTCCTCACCGCATCGGTCGCGCAGGACCCGTTCGCGCTGTCCGCCGAAACGCTCGCCGCGCCGGAGCCCGATGCGAATGCGCAGACCGAGACGCGCCCCGTCTACTGGGACCCGGCGGACGGCTTCACGGACACGCCGATCTACGACGCGCGGCGGCTGAAACCGGGCAACCGGATCAGCGGCCCTGCCGTCATCGAAAGCCCCGACACGACCCATGTGGTCGCGCCGGGCTGGACCTTCCACATCGACGCCTGGCGGAACGGCGTCCTCGAACGCAGCGCCTGA
- a CDS encoding hydantoinase/oxoprolinase family protein, with translation MTDANLVLGILDPARFLGGGMTLDPDKARAAIDTAVAQPLGISIEDAALAIRRNVEDAMGRAVGAVAERLGRPDGLPVIAYGGAGAIHAADIAANAGIGRVVITPFSAVSSAFGSSLMDVGHIYYRRADILVESAGDLLSAAPLVADMATEAARDMRGEGFDPADAEARLQLFWTGAGGEPEILVAAETAAVSDADAASAALIAAREALGTAGPLRLASIAYNASARVPHFEWRQGQTAAADLAAARLADRQVWFGGPERVATPVYDRARMGPGHTLSGPVIVESSQTTILVPEGWRLAIDAYDNALLERE, from the coding sequence GTGACGGACGCGAACCTCGTGCTCGGCATCCTCGATCCGGCGCGCTTCCTCGGCGGCGGCATGACGCTCGACCCCGACAAGGCGCGCGCCGCCATCGACACCGCCGTCGCGCAGCCGCTCGGGATCAGCATCGAGGACGCCGCGCTCGCCATCCGCCGCAATGTCGAGGACGCGATGGGGCGGGCGGTCGGCGCGGTCGCCGAGCGCCTCGGGCGCCCGGACGGGCTTCCCGTCATCGCCTACGGCGGCGCGGGCGCGATCCACGCCGCCGACATCGCCGCGAACGCCGGCATCGGCCGCGTCGTCATCACGCCCTTCTCCGCCGTGTCGTCGGCGTTCGGCTCGTCGCTGATGGACGTGGGCCACATCTACTACCGCCGCGCGGACATCCTCGTCGAAAGCGCGGGCGACCTGCTGTCGGCCGCGCCGCTCGTCGCCGACATGGCGACGGAAGCCGCGCGCGACATGCGCGGCGAGGGCTTCGATCCGGCGGATGCGGAAGCGCGCCTGCAACTGTTCTGGACCGGCGCGGGCGGCGAGCCCGAAATCCTCGTGGCCGCCGAGACCGCAGCAGTCTCGGACGCCGATGCCGCATCCGCGGCCCTCATCGCGGCACGCGAAGCGCTCGGCACAGCGGGACCGCTGCGCCTTGCCAGCATCGCCTACAACGCGTCCGCGCGCGTGCCGCATTTCGAATGGCGGCAGGGGCAGACGGCGGCGGCCGATCTCGCGGCGGCGCGTCTCGCCGACCGGCAGGTGTGGTTCGGCGGGCCGGAGCGCGTGGCGACGCCGGTTTACGACCGCGCGCGTATGGGTCCCGGCCACACGCTCTCCGGCCCCGTGATCGTCGAATCCAGCCAGACGACGATCCTGGTGCCCGAAGGCTGGCGCCTCGCCATCGACGCTTACGACAACGCGCTTCTCGAACGGGAATAA
- a CDS encoding hydantoinase B/oxoprolinase family protein, with amino-acid sequence MTGIAYARDHEVVQRLRPEPMTEAEAAAQARIDPVEFDIFKHKMHMIALEGKETTMKLGASTAMRWGDVAFGIFTRQGDLSVCATGIYHHAVLGQLPLKYVVKHWVDEPSVGVKDGDSFFYNDPFYAGVHNADMGLAVPVFHKDELMCFIAAAVHTGEAGGTEPGGTCNTAKTKYDEGLLVPPIKIGENYQLREDILNMLAAMTRDPRTMILDIKARLAAARIAQRRVLEVIEEKGPEFFIGGLRRILTQTGEAAKRRVAELNDGIYRQPRFLDTVGTESGLTKINLTMIKQGDRIIMDFENTSPLVEGRPINSFFQGILGLSCVYYCGWLFHDLPANNGLLEAIDWRFPDDAMVNAKGDASTSLAPLVQTCFTQGIFLTGARMTYSYDASRAVAAWFSGFAIPTFGGINQFGEGIADITPEINATGCGARPDMDGVEAAGAFFATMSDCSDVEATESDRPFLYTFRNLFNNSYGHGKQRGGCGVGFGLIVHDTNRFMLGSMGGGSRFPTTLGLFGGYAVPPVFVQTVHGSNIKTLMADGATPLPHDLAEVFAADNPETGTKETLDVNMVVRPFNDGDTYYVAVGGGGGYGDPLERDPASVLADLRNGRVSHWAAEHVYRIAYDTGTLRFDAEATDALRKAARAERLARAKPYGEFVKDWSKLSPPEDALRYYGSWPNPRDGMQPAVQLRAA; translated from the coding sequence ATGACCGGCATTGCCTACGCCCGCGACCACGAGGTGGTCCAGCGCCTGCGCCCCGAACCGATGACCGAGGCCGAAGCCGCCGCGCAGGCGCGCATCGACCCGGTGGAGTTCGACATCTTCAAGCACAAGATGCACATGATCGCGCTGGAGGGCAAAGAGACGACGATGAAGCTCGGCGCCTCCACCGCGATGCGCTGGGGCGACGTCGCCTTCGGCATCTTCACGCGGCAGGGCGACCTCAGCGTCTGCGCGACCGGCATCTATCACCACGCTGTGCTCGGCCAGCTCCCGCTGAAATACGTGGTGAAGCACTGGGTGGACGAGCCCTCGGTGGGCGTGAAGGACGGCGACAGCTTCTTCTACAACGATCCCTTCTACGCGGGCGTGCACAACGCCGACATGGGGCTCGCCGTGCCCGTGTTCCACAAGGACGAACTGATGTGCTTCATCGCTGCCGCCGTGCACACCGGCGAGGCGGGCGGCACCGAGCCCGGCGGCACCTGCAACACCGCGAAGACCAAGTACGACGAGGGGCTGCTGGTGCCGCCGATCAAGATCGGCGAGAACTACCAGCTGCGCGAGGACATCCTCAACATGCTGGCCGCAATGACGCGCGACCCGCGCACGATGATCCTCGACATCAAGGCGCGCCTCGCCGCCGCGCGCATCGCGCAGCGCCGCGTGCTCGAAGTGATCGAGGAGAAGGGACCGGAGTTCTTCATCGGCGGCCTGCGCCGCATCCTGACGCAGACGGGCGAGGCCGCGAAGCGCCGCGTCGCCGAGCTCAACGACGGCATCTACCGGCAGCCGCGTTTCCTCGACACCGTGGGCACCGAATCCGGCCTCACCAAGATCAACCTCACCATGATCAAGCAGGGCGACCGCATCATCATGGATTTCGAGAACACCTCGCCGCTCGTGGAAGGCCGCCCGATCAACAGCTTCTTCCAGGGCATCCTCGGGCTTTCGTGCGTCTATTACTGCGGCTGGCTGTTCCACGACCTTCCCGCCAACAACGGCCTTCTGGAAGCCATCGACTGGCGCTTCCCGGACGACGCGATGGTGAACGCCAAGGGCGACGCCTCCACCTCGCTCGCGCCGCTGGTGCAGACCTGCTTCACGCAGGGCATCTTCCTGACCGGCGCGCGCATGACCTACAGCTACGACGCCTCGCGCGCGGTGGCGGCGTGGTTCTCCGGCTTCGCGATCCCGACCTTCGGCGGCATCAACCAGTTCGGCGAGGGCATCGCCGACATCACGCCCGAGATCAACGCCACGGGCTGCGGCGCGCGGCCGGACATGGACGGCGTGGAGGCGGCGGGCGCGTTCTTCGCGACGATGAGCGACTGTTCGGACGTCGAGGCGACCGAAAGCGACCGGCCGTTCCTCTACACGTTCCGCAACCTGTTCAACAACAGCTACGGCCACGGCAAGCAGCGCGGCGGCTGCGGCGTCGGCTTCGGCCTCATCGTCCACGACACCAACCGCTTCATGCTCGGCTCGATGGGCGGCGGCTCGCGCTTCCCGACGACGCTCGGCCTGTTCGGCGGCTACGCCGTGCCGCCGGTGTTCGTGCAGACCGTGCACGGCAGCAACATCAAGACGCTGATGGCGGACGGCGCGACGCCGCTGCCGCACGATCTTGCCGAGGTGTTCGCGGCGGACAATCCCGAGACGGGCACCAAGGAAACGCTCGACGTCAACATGGTGGTGCGGCCGTTCAATGACGGCGACACCTATTACGTCGCGGTCGGCGGCGGCGGCGGCTACGGTGACCCGCTGGAGCGCGATCCGGCGAGCGTGCTCGCCGACCTTCGCAACGGCCGCGTGTCGCACTGGGCGGCGGAGCACGTCTACAGGATCGCCTACGATACCGGGACGCTGCGCTTCGATGCCGAGGCCACCGACGCGCTGCGGAAGGCGGCGCGCGCCGAACGGCTCGCCCGGGCGAAGCCTTACGGCGAATTCGTGAAGGACTGGTCGAAGCTGTCGCCGCCCGAGGATGCGCTGCGCTACTACGGGAGCTGGCCGAACCCGCGCGACGGGATGCAGCCGGCCGTGCAGCTCCGCGCCGCCTGA
- a CDS encoding tyrosine-type recombinase/integrase, with product MALTDTAIRNAKAREKAYKLSDSSGLYLLVTPAGGKLWRQKFRVDGREKKLAIGTYPEISLVEARKRRDEARELIAAGKDPSREKQQAKHRARVSAANTFGEIAKEFLDKRRREGLATSTADKSEYYISRMGPVIARLPIAEIRAPDLLATLRRIEAKGNYETARRVLQLSGRVFRYAVATARLASDPSRDLRGALTAPQPKHYGAIVEPKRAGELLRAMDGYEGQVVTKLAMQVSPHVFVRPGELRHAEWSEIDLDAGLWIIPAGKMKMRKPHHVPLSRQSVELFRQLHAITGPSGFVLPSMRTRTRPMSENTINAGLRRLGFSGDEMTAHGFRAMASTLLNESGKWSPDAIERALAHGDEDRVRAAYHRGAHWKERVEMAQWWSDHLDQLRKGADIVPFPDREAV from the coding sequence ATGGCTCTTACCGATACAGCGATCAGGAACGCGAAGGCGCGCGAGAAGGCATACAAGCTATCCGATAGCAGTGGGCTTTACCTGCTTGTCACCCCGGCGGGCGGGAAGCTTTGGCGGCAAAAATTCCGGGTGGACGGCCGCGAGAAAAAGCTGGCCATCGGCACTTATCCTGAAATCAGCTTGGTCGAAGCCCGCAAGCGGCGCGATGAGGCGCGCGAACTGATCGCGGCAGGAAAAGACCCGTCGCGGGAGAAACAACAGGCCAAGCACCGCGCTAGGGTGTCTGCCGCGAACACCTTCGGCGAAATTGCCAAGGAATTTCTCGACAAGCGTAGGCGCGAGGGTTTGGCCACCTCCACCGCCGACAAGAGCGAATACTACATTTCCCGCATGGGACCCGTCATCGCCCGCCTGCCCATAGCCGAAATCCGCGCGCCAGACCTTCTGGCCACACTTCGCCGGATCGAAGCGAAGGGTAATTACGAGACCGCGCGCCGGGTGCTGCAACTGTCGGGCCGCGTGTTCCGCTATGCTGTAGCGACAGCGCGGCTGGCATCGGACCCGAGTCGCGATTTGCGCGGCGCGCTTACGGCCCCCCAGCCCAAGCACTACGGCGCAATTGTTGAGCCAAAGCGGGCTGGGGAGCTGTTGCGCGCTATGGACGGCTATGAGGGGCAGGTTGTGACCAAGCTGGCGATGCAGGTTTCCCCTCACGTTTTTGTCCGCCCCGGCGAACTGCGCCACGCGGAATGGAGCGAGATTGATCTGGACGCCGGGCTATGGATCATCCCGGCAGGCAAGATGAAAATGCGCAAGCCGCACCATGTTCCGTTGTCGCGTCAATCGGTGGAACTGTTTCGCCAGCTCCACGCTATTACCGGCCCTTCCGGCTTTGTTCTTCCGTCCATGCGCACCCGCACCCGACCTATGAGCGAGAACACCATAAATGCGGGCCTTAGGCGGCTTGGCTTCTCCGGCGACGAAATGACGGCCCATGGATTCCGCGCGATGGCGAGCACGCTGCTGAACGAGTCCGGCAAGTGGAGCCCTGACGCTATTGAACGCGCCCTAGCCCATGGCGATGAGGACCGTGTGCGTGCAGCCTATCACCGGGGCGCGCACTGGAAGGAGCGCGTGGAAATGGCCCAATGGTGGTCGGATCATCTCGACCAGTTACGGAAAGGAGCGGACATCGTGCCCTTTCCAGACCGGGAGGCGGTCTGA